TCATGGAAAAGCAGAGATCAGTGAACAGTGTTGGTTCAGCACAGTTGGGTGGAGAATCATGCACCTTCATCTGCACTGAGTGTGGTGATGGGTTCAGTCAGTATTCTAATGTGTTGGCCCACATGGCCATTCACGGACCTTTGGAGTCGTTTTCCTTTGATGGCTCATCCAATGGATTTGAAATCCCTCGAGAATATGTGCTACAAGAAAATGGGACACTGACAGTTGTAAATGGTTTAGCGCAGTCACATTCTTCTATGAAACCAGTATCTCCTGGAGTGTTGCCATCACATTTCTCATCACCAATCAAACCAGTATCTCCAACTCCAAAGCCGCAGCCTTCTCCTTACAGAGATGTGTTCAGGCCAAGACCATCAGACTCAAACTTGGACAAGTCTCGCCAGGGCCATTACCGTTGTGAAATATGCAACAGATCCTTCAACAGTCTGCAGAGTTTACATCGTCACCAACAGTATCGAAACACAGAGCGAGGTTACAAGTGCACTTTGTGCTGTAAGATCTTTGAGGATAGACAGGACCTTAAGAAACACCTCCAAGACCATGTCAATGAAAGGTTTCACTGCTGTGGTCAGTGTGGTAAGCGATTTCTGAAAGTGGATGCACTGAATGCTcatcaaaaagaaaatcacCCCTCCACCAAGGCTACAGCTTTGGGTAAATCAGAGGTtaagcaggaaaaaaagcagGAGAAAACGTATCCTTGTAGGAAAtgcaaattgaattttttttggatgTCAGATTTCCAGACACATTCACTTTATCATTGCAAGGGAAAAGAGCCTGATGCTTTCATTGCACCTGAAATAGAAACTGAAGTGAATACTAAGAGCTTAGATGACATTCAGCTTGAAAACTGCCACAgcaatggaacatctgctgatatTAAGAATGGGGACAGCAAAATCTTTAGGGACAATAGCAGTGAGATTGACGCTGAATACTCTTTCACACCATACAGATGTGGTTTATGTGGAGATCGTTTCCAAAAGTTGGCAGCTCTAAAGGAGCATCATCTCACACATCAGACTCAGGAGGAAATAGATCAGCTGAATCAAGAATCCCAAAGAACTTTTAAGCGAAGGGTGCCACCAAAAGGCAAGCGTAAAAGAGGGAGTAATCCAAATGGAAAGCTGCATCCCTGCAAACACTGCCATCGTGTCTTCAATCATTCTAGTAGTTTATCTCGGCATATGAGATACCATAAAGGCACAATGCACACCTGTGTATTTTGTGGTAGACATTTTCCTCAGCGCTGTGATTTGAGAAGGCATGTAGTCATGTACCACAAAGCTGAACTGGATAAGAAACCAGTTTTGAAGCACTTATATGCATCTTCAAATGGGCCTCTCCCTAGATCTCTTGATGATGATAAAATCACAGGTCTTGTTGAGGAGAACACCAAAAGCTCTTCTGACAATGAGCAAGTAGTGTCACCAGATCAGCAAGCAAAAGAGAAGCAGTCAGGAAAAGCAGGTCGAGTTAACTACAAATGTCAGGAGTGCGGGAAGAGATTTGGGTTGTTATGTGTGTACCAACGGCACTTGCGCTATCACAAAAAGGAACCCAACAAGTGTCCTCAATGTCCAGCTCAGTTTAGGAGTTCCTCGTCCCTTGAGCTTCATCTTCAAAATCACCCAACCACTGGACAAGAAGACAATGTTGGTCAAGCATCTCATGGCACTGATACAAATAGGGACCCTGCCGTGGAAAAGGATAATGCAGAGGACATAGAAGATGACTATATGGACCAAACTCAACATGATAAAAGAAATTCCTCAGAGGTTCTTTACGAATGCACCGAGTGCACTGAGACATTTTCGTGCTTGGAGACGTTTCTTCAACACCAGACTTCTCATGGCtcagaaaacaattaaacaaatgcCAGACGAACAATATAAAAAGGACACAACTCTGTCATGggtaaaatgcacatttaaaccCAGTGTTCTCCCACATCATATGGGTGCAGCTAACGTGAATGTCCCACCACTTAACTAGGTAGGGTAATTAAGTTgcttttcattgtatttttcaatGGCTACCGTTGATGTAATGCTGTTACTGTAAGTCatgttgctgcatttttttatcctgttttaCATAGAATCATGTGATTTTTGAGATTACTTTAAACCTGTCATGTGCATATATCTTGATTTTGAAAGGATAGCATTGTCACACTTTAGATTGACTGCGTCATTAAAATTGTACAAATGATTTTATGTCCTCTTAATTTTGCTGTGACTCCCTTTTTTATTCCTATTTGGCTGTAGTTGTACATTTTTGTTCCTTCAACATGTCATCTAGGTTTATAATTTCAATTATACTTGACGGCAACATAGAAACTGAGGGAAAGTGGGAGTATGTAAGCAGCATTTGTTGTTGGCACACAGTTTTTACTTACCTGTCTATCCCACCTTTTTATCTTTCACCATTATGGATTCTGTATTCTGGTTTCTGAAACcctcattttacatttattgacATCTCTATCATACTGCAGTTGGTTAATTACAACATCCTGAAATAATATAACACCATTTTAAGAGCCGTGACCAGTGATGACATTTATGCCTTtctattaaaaatgttaaacacttaaaataatgatattcaATGTCTGTAGTTCCTCCTACTGTTATTTATCTGCATGTAGTCAGAGAGCTGGCAATGCTGTAGGAAATCCAGTGGCCTGTCTGTCCTGATTGCCAACCGCAGTACAATTGTGGACAAGAAAACCTTATTCTTAAGGGCTCACTCTTAAAGACTGATTTGGAGACATGCCCATTTAATTGCTGACATGAAATTTTAAACTTCACAAAAAGTCAGTTATTATCCTCTGTATGAAGTGAATACTATGCATGTGTGATGGGCAAAATCACAGATAACACTGTCACATAATGCTGTCCTGGTATCACAGGTGGGACATTAAATACCAAATCAAGTCAAAAACTTGAGCTTGATAATCATTAGCCCCAAATTATTTGGCTGTACCCATAAGTGTTGGTGTTGGTGACAGTGGGTTCACATTTTGGTGTTTCTAGATAAAAGGTCATGTCATTCATAAATCactgttaaacattttctggtGACAAATCTCGTACTAAGAAGACAGCTAGACTGATTGACAAATCAACTGCTGCTATTTGGTCAAAGAAAAAGTTGTAAACTCTGAGCAGCCAGTACCTTGTGCAGTGAGTGGACAAATCTCATCTTAAAGCAGgaatcaaaaaattcaaattgTAGTTTATATTTCATTATCTCATGTGTGGAATACCGCAGTCCAGTTTAGGCAAGTTAATGTTGGCCTGAATACTTCTTGAATTTGTGTAGACATAAATGTCTGGATCTTAAGGTTTCTCTGCAAAGCAGAAGTGGGTGTGTGCCCTGGCCCCCTGGCAAGAACATGCAGTAAATCAAAGTTTTACTGCTATTATTGCAATATCCACAGAGTGCTCACATAACTCTCCCTTCCTTGTAACATGTATTAGAATGCATGTGAAATGTCTCTAGTGCCTTTCTGTTCGCTGTCTTTATTGTTTACCATCGTTTACTTCCCTGGTCCCATTGTTACCTCCAGAGGGCAGGCTTCTTGCTTGAATTTAATCTGTGTCTCCATATTTCCATAAGAACTCGTGTGTCACAAAGGGATTAGTAAGGTAGACAAGAGTGAAGAGTTTTGTTTATCTGGAAAGTGACACCTGTGTATTATTAGACAATTTTCAACTGCAAGAACTTGTGGGCTCTCTCTGGAGAGAGTAAAAAGTACCAACTCCTCAATAGGCACTTCTGACCAGTCCTTAAACATTACTATGCAATCTCAAACATTGAATTCATCATAAGGGCTAAAGTAGCAAACtccatttttagatttttcatgtGCTCATAGAACTCGACTCATGTCCAGCAACTGccattttttgtggttttgatgcAGTCTGAATTAACGTTTTGTCCAAACCCATCAAATCCTAAACTGAATTGGAAACCGAAGGACCAAAATGGCCCAATCCAGGGCCATTCCTAAAACTGCCACCTCACGCCTACTCAAAGTTCCTGTAGTGGAAAGCTTTCTTTGTAGTTAATTGCATACCTTCCTAGCATGTTTCCTAGCTCCACATACATTTTGGTTTGCATATCGTGATCGACTACTGTGCATATATGTTGGACTCaggataaaaatttaaataacatGGAACAGCAAAGGTGATTTGCTAACTCGCATTATTAGGTGGTCGGTAATTAGATTTTGAGCGTAATATAAACCTGTACAAAGTCATTATGCCCTATAATTACCTGTGTATTACTGATCTATGAATTAAGGAATTTACCATTCATGTTTGGCCATCCAAACAGGAACCCTGCCTAATGACACCTCTGTCTGCTGTTGAATGACATCCGCATATGCCATCATTCTTGTTTCTGGGCATATAAGGTCAACCATCTTTACAAACCCATGATATGTTCACTACAAGGGAAAGTTTGTCGACTGCACATTTTGGCAAGACTCAATGGTACAGCATCTTTAAGAATCTATTCACATATCACTCTTTATAGTTAAtatcaaataaaactccttAGGAACATATTGATGAACATGGAAACAGGCCCAAGGTGCTGGCCTGGCCTTCAAACACCCAAGATGTCACTTcacaacccacaggatccactaCCAATATCCCAGTGTCAGACACCACATGACACCCCtagaggtcctgtgttcatgcccCGACAGGTTAtattttggcttcacttttgAGGAACTGTCATTTCGTCTTTCATCAATCACTGGCCAGACCAGTCTATAACACTGCAACCACCACACAGTCCTTCAGCAGCTTCCCCCCATTTAATGTGGGTTGACAGTTTGACATCCCCTCTTTGGTGCCTGCCATGAGTGATATGGAGGGATTTCTGACTCTTTCTAGTTCATGGTTCTGTTACTGCCAAATGTATattgatcagccacaacattaaaaccacctgccttaCATTTTGTACTTACTAACAAAACAGTTGAAACCCATCATTTTAAGGACACATGACCACTGGAGATGTCCTGTGACATCTGACACTAGGATGTTTGGTAGTGGATCCTTTGAGTCCCGTCGGCTGCGAGGTGGGGGATCTATGGATCTGGGTATTTTAGAATAGTATTTTTGTTTGGCAACAATGTTTTAGAGGGTGctacatgtcaaagtaatatCTATGTGGTGAAGAACTTGGTTTCACTAACCGAAGTTAAGAAAATAAGCACTAAATCCAGGGGAAGTAGAACACTTGGGTGAGCTAAAAAGCTACAAACATTACAATAGGAAGGGAGTTAAGGCCCCACTCTTAACTGTGTCAGAGGATGCACTGTGGTGACCGGGGGTGGAAAACATGATATTGTTGTCTTGCCACCTGCTTGGTCAATGTGAGCTCACAGGCTCTGTTGCACTGCAACTTTAAACCGACTGACAGGTCATCACCTCACTACATTTAAATGTTGTTCAAGGATACTTTAACCATTGTGGATGTGACACGTATCACctgcttaaacactgtaaacCAAGCATTCTCCCCATGGCAAGCACCTGAGGCTCCCAGTATTGACCTCCCCGAGAAGGACAGTGTGGGTTGCCGCTCCGCAAAAGCTTCTAAGTAATGGCTTAGGGAGCACGACCAAGAACCCAAAGCGTTGAATTAACCTCCAAACACCCAAAATACCAACCCAATTGATCGTCATCGGGATGCGGCAAAATGTGCCAGATCTATGGAGGCCCCATCTTGCAGCCTACAGGAGAAAGGATCCAACATCCCAATGCCCCAAACCACATGACACCCCTAGAGGTTCTATGTTCATGCCCTGACAGACCAAAGCCATTTCAGCACACTACGAGGACCTAGAGAGTATTACATAGgtcttttattgttgtggctgagTGGTGCCAGTACTTTTTCCTGACAGGTTGGTTGTGCCCTTTGTTATCTTGAGCTCATTTCGATACCATTTCTCCAACCCCGATCACTCCTGTACAGACTCTGGCTGCAAATGACATAACTAAGTGCAAGATGGCAGTGCCCATACTTTGGCTTCACTTCTGAAGACACACCTTTCATCTACACATATAGTATGCAGTGTAGACAAGTCTTTACCAATGGATACTTTAAGAGGAGCCATGTAGCACATGCCAACATGGTGTCCATCTTCTTCCTATTAAACTCGCTCACCTGGCAGATATGCCGAAATGGTCTCCTGGCTCAGAGAGCATATGCACCAGTGTCCTTCTCTCAGTGAGGGGGTTGAAAGCATTCATGTTGGAGACTTCCTCCAGCCAAAGCAGCTGATTTTCTGATGAGCCACGGCAAACATAAAtggtataaaataattaaacattttattgcactaaatggatcaaacagaaaaaatactaaaattctGGCATCCTTGTCATGCTCAGAAAATGTATTCACTATTTTTTTGCTTATTATTTTCTGACAATAGTGGACAGGAAAAGACTTTTTAGGCTGGTGTGCGCGACATGATGCTGCACTACCAAGTGTGACCTCTAGACCAGAAGTGCCTCACATTCCTGTGTTGTTTGTGGCTTACTCCAAGCTACACTTACTCTCATGGTACCTAATCACTGATCAACAGCTGATTGCTCACTTTTGTAACTTACATAGATTAGGAAATCCTCCTTTATTGTAAAACTTTTGGGCTTAAGAGGGCCAATATGCGTAGCAGACACTCAATGAGCATTTGAACTTCCCACCACCACCTATTCCCCATGCGCTCCATCAATGTCGGAATTGGGGGCGGGGTCTAGAACTCCAAAAACTGTAGATTTTCCAACACCGACAATAAGTCAACCCTGCCCTCTTTTGGCCAGATGTGTAGAAGTGAGAGCAGGCAGGGTTCACATTTCACCCCCAAGCTCCCTCGGTACTTCCCTCATTTTGAATGCgtacaaataaatgcaacacaataaaagatTTTCTGGAGAGTCTGAAAGTCCACATTATCGTCTCCATTTGATCCTTTTACCATCTTGCCTCTTCTTTTTGACCTGTTTGCATGTCTATTAGGGAGCAGCTGTGAGCACTTTTGCCTTTGGACATTGCTCATATGTCCTAGTTCAacaattttttcccccaaatccCAGGATGAAGCATTTGATCCTGCAGAGACTACTTCTTTCAGGCTGACTGGTCACATCTGAAGTTACACTGACAGCAGGCAAGAGCTGTCATGTGAGTGTGGGATTTCTACCATTGCAGGCAAGTTCAGTGTACAGCTTGTGCAGTCAATTTaactttgatgcatttttttctgcaaatataTTAATGCCATATAAGACAAAATAGCCCCTCACAAAGTTATAGGCTACAGGCCAAGAGAAGCATTCATGGGACAAACTTTGACATTAAAGATACACACTGATTATGTCATCTGATAGTCCAGACCTGTGTATTGTATAGCAAGCTGCAGTACATGGATGGACTCCAGACAGGAAAAAAGATCCAATCAGTTCTGTTACATCAGTGGACCTTTTTTCCTCCCTTGCTCCTTTGGGTGGGAGGTTTAAAATTTGAGTGGTTTATGTGGTCTGACTTGGTCAGAGAGGGGTTTCATACtgatttgcataattttgtagGACACATTTAATTGAATCTAATAAATTATTGCATATCTGCACAATCTGAGGTAAAAGCACAAATAGCATGATAGGTGCAGGAGTGCACCAGT
This genomic stretch from Amphiprion ocellaris isolate individual 3 ecotype Okinawa chromosome 9, ASM2253959v1, whole genome shotgun sequence harbors:
- the si:dkeyp-84f3.5 gene encoding zinc finger protein 135 → RYGLPHGDQWYRCLDKVLQVLAGGKVMPSAHGQNHFIMEKQRSVNSVGSAQLGGESCTFICTECGDGFSQYSNVLAHMAIHGPLESFSFDGSSNGFEIPREYVLQENGTLTVVNGLAQSHSSMKPVSPGVLPSHFSSPIKPVSPTPKPQPSPYRDVFRPRPSDSNLDKSRQGHYRCEICNRSFNSLQSLHRHQQYRNTERGYKCTLCCKIFEDRQDLKKHLQDHVNERFHCCGQCGKRFLKVDALNAHQKENHPSTKATALGKSEVKQEKKQEKTYPCRKCKLNFFWMSDFQTHSLYHCKGKEPDAFIAPEIETEVNTKSLDDIQLENCHSNGTSADIKNGDSKIFRDNSSEIDAEYSFTPYRCGLCGDRFQKLAALKEHHLTHQTQEEIDQLNQESQRTFKRRVPPKGKRKRGSNPNGKLHPCKHCHRVFNHSSSLSRHMRYHKGTMHTCVFCGRHFPQRCDLRRHVVMYHKAELDKKPVLKHLYASSNGPLPRSLDDDKITGLVEENTKSSSDNEQVVSPDQQAKEKQSGKAGRVNYKCQECGKRFGLLCVYQRHLRYHKKEPNKCPQCPAQFRSSSSLELHLQNHPTTGQEDNVGQASHGTDTNRDPAVEKDNAEDIEDDYMDQTQHDKRNSSEVLYECTECTETFSCLETFLQHQTSHGSENN